The Agromyces atrinae genome window below encodes:
- a CDS encoding DEAD/DEAH box helicase codes for MTAPFPLVDALDISRWVGAAAFARGRAYARDDRVGQLTWDRGAGRLRAVVRGSDGSSYPVVVDLEGAETSRPSIVSSTCECYVGSACKHAVAALLSANAAHAASVVSETRPPAVSTPPASDWRSGLTLLAPAAPAARRDARPLALRLEHRAPAARRPVRASGSRLLARPVTTGARGDWIAANLTWQNIGFQGESGGFDPRQARWFAEFHALRGTRSYVSPTGDGIALDDFESPLLWPLLDDARERGIAVVGPRGTRIEVGGAADVVVDASLDDEALRLSSAIVVDGSVYPADAVRAIGSHGVYLATSDRILIAPLTRALTPEARRSLGTTETVSVPRAELDDFRSTYYPALARRATITSADATFEAPLLTPAVLVLHASFESGDRLVIDWSWRHTGGATSELDADDDHFAPGDDAAGRREVRDAVLDVIDDHPVGTLLLANRELASSVAVRGVDAADIAAQVLPALEAIDRVELEVVGTRPEYRELVETPVLRVTAVESEQNDWFDLGVTVTVEGRTIPFRPLFTALARGAKKLLLVDKTYLSLAQPVFEPLRDLIEEAGSLDEWETGLRISRYQASLYAEFEDLADESEAAVAWREIVDGLREGAEIEPIDPPASFAGTLRPYQLDGFRWLAFLWRHRLGGILADDMGLGKTAQILALATHAVQAGSGPFLVVAPTSVVPTWASEAARFAPGLRVVTLGATSAKSGRAPADVARDADIVITTYAVARIDAPRFADVHWSALVLDEAQFVKNPASHVHRAMQTIHADARFAVTGTPIENNLGELWALLAIVAPGLFASRRGFDETYRRPIEHGLGADRLTVLRRRLRPFLLRRTKELVAPELPPKQEQVLTVELAPKHRRLYDTFLQRERQKLLGLLADVDRHRIAVFRSLTLLRLLSLDASLIDPQYAGIASAKLDTLGEHLDEVIAEGHRSLVFSQFTSFLQRVAERLDAAGVPYVYLDGATTNRAAVIDEFRGGDAPVFLISLKAGGFGLTLTEADYVFLLDPWWNPASEQQAIDRTHRIGQQKNVMVYRLVAADTIEEKVMALKQKKADLVADVLDGGAGFDSALSADDLRGLFAE; via the coding sequence GTGACCGCGCCCTTTCCTCTCGTGGACGCGCTCGACATCTCGCGGTGGGTGGGCGCCGCCGCTTTCGCGCGGGGTCGCGCCTACGCCCGCGACGACCGCGTGGGTCAGCTGACGTGGGATCGCGGAGCCGGTCGGTTGCGTGCCGTGGTGCGCGGTTCGGACGGCTCGTCGTATCCGGTCGTCGTCGACCTCGAGGGGGCCGAGACCTCGCGACCCTCGATCGTGTCGAGCACGTGCGAGTGCTACGTGGGGTCGGCCTGCAAGCATGCCGTCGCTGCACTCCTCTCGGCCAATGCCGCGCACGCGGCGAGTGTCGTGAGCGAAACGCGGCCCCCGGCCGTGAGCACGCCCCCGGCCTCCGACTGGCGGTCGGGACTGACGCTCCTCGCGCCGGCCGCACCCGCCGCGCGGCGCGATGCGCGGCCCCTCGCCCTGCGTCTCGAGCATCGGGCGCCGGCCGCGCGTCGACCGGTTCGCGCCTCGGGCTCGCGGCTGCTCGCTCGGCCCGTGACGACCGGCGCTCGCGGCGACTGGATCGCCGCGAACCTGACCTGGCAGAACATCGGCTTCCAAGGTGAGAGCGGCGGCTTCGACCCGCGCCAGGCACGCTGGTTCGCCGAGTTCCACGCGCTGCGCGGAACCCGCAGCTACGTCTCGCCGACGGGCGACGGCATCGCGCTCGACGACTTCGAGAGCCCCCTGCTCTGGCCGCTCCTCGACGACGCGCGCGAGCGCGGTATCGCCGTCGTCGGCCCGCGGGGGACGCGCATCGAGGTCGGGGGAGCGGCGGATGTCGTCGTCGACGCCTCGCTCGACGACGAGGCGCTGCGGCTGAGCTCGGCGATCGTCGTCGACGGTTCGGTCTACCCCGCCGACGCCGTGCGCGCGATCGGGTCCCACGGCGTCTACCTCGCGACGAGCGACCGGATCCTCATCGCGCCCCTCACTCGCGCGCTCACCCCCGAGGCCCGCCGATCGCTCGGCACCACCGAGACCGTGAGCGTGCCCCGGGCCGAGCTCGACGACTTCCGCTCGACCTATTACCCGGCGCTCGCGCGGCGAGCGACGATCACGAGCGCGGATGCCACGTTCGAGGCGCCACTCCTCACGCCCGCGGTGCTCGTGCTGCACGCGAGCTTCGAATCGGGCGACCGGCTCGTCATCGACTGGTCGTGGCGGCACACCGGGGGCGCGACGAGCGAACTGGATGCCGACGACGACCACTTCGCTCCGGGCGACGATGCCGCGGGTCGACGCGAGGTGCGGGATGCCGTGCTCGACGTCATCGACGATCACCCGGTCGGCACGCTGCTGCTCGCGAACCGCGAGCTCGCGTCATCCGTCGCCGTGCGCGGAGTCGACGCGGCCGACATCGCGGCTCAGGTGCTCCCCGCTCTCGAGGCAATCGATCGCGTCGAGCTCGAGGTCGTCGGTACGCGACCCGAGTACCGCGAACTCGTCGAGACGCCCGTGCTGCGCGTCACCGCTGTCGAAAGCGAGCAGAACGACTGGTTCGACCTCGGCGTGACGGTCACGGTCGAGGGACGCACCATCCCGTTCCGGCCGCTCTTCACGGCGCTCGCGCGCGGGGCGAAGAAGCTGCTGCTCGTCGACAAGACGTACCTCTCGCTCGCCCAGCCCGTCTTCGAACCGCTGCGCGACCTCATCGAGGAGGCCGGATCGCTCGACGAGTGGGAGACCGGGCTCCGGATCAGTCGCTACCAGGCGAGCCTCTACGCCGAGTTCGAAGACCTCGCCGACGAGAGCGAGGCGGCCGTCGCGTGGCGGGAGATCGTCGACGGCCTCCGGGAGGGTGCCGAGATCGAGCCGATCGACCCGCCGGCATCGTTCGCGGGAACGCTCCGGCCGTATCAACTCGACGGTTTCCGGTGGCTCGCGTTCCTCTGGCGTCACCGCCTCGGCGGAATCCTCGCCGACGACATGGGTCTCGGCAAGACGGCGCAGATCCTGGCGCTCGCGACTCACGCCGTCCAGGCGGGGAGCGGGCCGTTCCTCGTCGTCGCGCCGACCTCGGTGGTGCCGACGTGGGCGAGCGAGGCCGCGCGGTTCGCGCCGGGGCTCCGTGTGGTGACTCTCGGGGCGACGAGCGCGAAATCGGGCCGCGCCCCCGCCGACGTCGCCCGAGACGCCGACATCGTCATCACGACCTACGCGGTCGCCCGCATCGATGCGCCGCGCTTCGCCGACGTGCACTGGTCGGCGCTCGTGCTCGACGAGGCCCAGTTCGTGAAGAACCCGGCGTCGCACGTGCACCGCGCGATGCAGACCATCCACGCCGACGCGCGCTTCGCCGTGACGGGCACGCCGATCGAGAACAACCTCGGCGAACTCTGGGCGCTTCTCGCGATCGTCGCCCCCGGGCTCTTCGCGTCGCGTCGCGGATTCGACGAGACGTACCGGCGACCGATCGAGCACGGGCTCGGAGCCGACCGGCTGACCGTGCTGCGCCGGCGTCTGCGGCCCTTCCTGCTCCGCCGCACGAAGGAACTCGTCGCTCCCGAGCTGCCGCCGAAGCAGGAGCAGGTGCTGACCGTCGAGCTCGCGCCGAAGCACCGGAGGCTCTACGACACGTTCCTCCAGCGGGAACGACAGAAGCTCCTCGGTCTCCTCGCCGACGTCGATCGGCACCGTATCGCAGTGTTCCGCTCGCTCACGTTGCTGCGGCTCTTGTCGCTCGACGCCTCGCTCATCGACCCGCAGTACGCCGGTATCGCCTCGGCGAAGCTCGACACGCTCGGCGAGCATCTCGACGAGGTCATCGCCGAGGGTCATCGCTCGCTCGTCTTCAGTCAGTTCACGTCGTTCCTCCAGCGCGTCGCCGAGAGGCTCGACGCGGCCGGGGTTCCCTACGTGTACCTCGACGGAGCGACGACGAACCGCGCGGCCGTGATCGACGAGTTCCGCGGCGGCGACGCTCCCGTCTTCCTCATCAGCCTCAAGGCCGGTGGCTTCGGGCTCACCCTCACCGAGGCCGACTACGTCTTCCTCCTCGACCCGTGGTGGAACCCGGCGAGCGAGCAGCAGGCGATCGACCGCACACATCGCATCGGGCAGCAGAAGAACGTCATGGTGTACCGACTCGTCGCGGCCGACACGATCGAGGAGAAGGTCATGGCGCTCAAGCAGAAGAAGGCCGACCTCGTCGCCGATGTGCTCGACGGGGGAGCAGGATTCGACTCGGCGCTCAGCGCCGACGACCTTCGCGGGCTGTTCGCGGAGTGA